DNA from Salmo trutta chromosome 14, fSalTru1.1, whole genome shotgun sequence:
GTGGAGcggattttttttctttctaactCATGTCCTGGACTCTGTCATGGGTACTGAGGGTGAGGGGATGCTAATGCCCTGCTCTCATTCTGTCTGCCTCAACAGAGGGTGAGACCACCACCACTGGAGTCACAGAGACCCAGCAGAGTGGAGACTACTACGGCGACAGTGAGTACCTCTCCACAGATGGGCagcccacagacacacacccataaTGTCCTGTCAGATGTCATGGGGGAGGGGGGTTTGAGGAGAGCCAGTGAGAGACTTTAGACTGTATGTGTTCATGTCCTCTCCAGCAATCATCCTGAGGAACATAGCCCCTTTGACCACGGTGGAGGCCATCCTGACAGCCCTGGCCCCCTACGCCAACCTGTCACCCAGCAACATCCGTCTCATTAAGGACAAACAGACGGGCCAGAACAGAGGCTTCACCTTTGTACAGCTCTCCTCCCCTCTGGTACGCCATCCTTTAAGCAGACGTCTCCACATATACACATGATATGGTCTTTGATTTGAGTTTCTCTACAGAACATCCTCTAACTTCATTGATGTCCCTTATGATTATGAATGGCCTTATTGCTCGACTGGTGCTTCTCATCTTTGGCATGATTTAGTGAAATCTGTATAAATGTTTCTGTAAAATAGTCTTAAGTGCTTTGTTTTTTTTCCTGCGTCACAGGAGGCATCTCAGCTCCTAACCATCCTACAAGGACTACAGCCTCCTCTCAAGCTGGATGGAAAGACCATTGGTGTGGACTATGCCAAGAGTGCCAGGAAGTGAGTGTCCTGTTACAGATGTCAGTGGTTTTCAGTAAATGATGTCCTCAGAGGGCGTAGTGATGGCAGCGTCTCTCTAATCTCGACTCTCCTCTCTTCAGGGATCTCTTGCTCCCAGACGGTAACCGGATCAGTGCCTTCTCTGTGGCCAGCACAGCCATCGCTGCTGCCCAGTGGTCCTCCAGCCAGGTAACCCACACACCGCTCACATTcagctgtgtttttttgttttgccaCACACATACTAAGAAGCGGTGTGTTCCTTCCAAGCCTCAGCAGGGTGCTGAAGGACATCTGTCAGAGTACAGCTACCTAGAGGAGGGCTACGCTCCCTACACGCAGGTATGATGATCGGCGGTGAGGTTACCCCAGTCTGGAAATCCCTGGGGTGTATTGCAGATGCTCcaatgtgactgactgactgactgacttcctTTCTGTGTTGCTAGGACTACCAAGCCTACTACCAGCAGGCAGCAGGAGACCCTTCCCAGGGGAACGGAATACTGGGAGGTAAGAGGAAACGTACAGTCTGCAATTCATTCTGTGTCGATGCCTTTACAGATACTTTCCCTGTAGAGAGGTCAGTAAGGCAGGGCTGTCCTTTTGTCAGCTCTGTTGTACAGTGCTTTTACAGAACCCTTAGCTGCTTTACTAATTAGTGATAAAGAGGGTAAGGGGTGTTGGAATCCCAGGTGGTGGTGTCAGTGTTCTACGTCAGTACGCTGTTGACACTACTTGTACTGTGAAGGATGTAGGAAGCATTATGAAAATCATAGACATGTATGGTAAGGCATCAGGTGCTAAAGTTAATATAGAGAAGACTGAAATAATGTTTGTCTGATATCAATGCAAATAAGTGTGAGATTCCATTTAAGGTAGCAAAGGATTTTATGAAGGTGTTGGGAGTAAACATTGGTGTAGAGGAGAAAGAGGCAAAATATATAACTTGGACTGGGATCCTTAATAACGTCAAGCAAACGCTGAATTTCTGGAAAAATATAAAACTAAAGTTAAAAGGTAAAGTAATTGTAGCAAATGCTTTGGTATTATCtaagtatgtgtatgttttgagAGTTCTAGACATGCCAGAGTTCTAAATGAAACTAATAATGTAGTGTCTAATTTTAATATGGGATGGTAAAGGAGTTAATAGCCTTCTGATTTGAGAAGGTCCAACTGCTATCTGTTTCCAACAGAGGTGTTGGTAATAGCATGTTATAAAGCCTGGGAGTCTTGTATTGACAGCGGCTCCAGGTGTCCCAGCAGCTACAGGAGTGGTGATCTCACAGGGTGCACAGGTCTACCAACCCAACCTCATCAGTCACACTGCCACACAAGTAAGTCCTATGTATTTAACCTATGAGCCTGTCACTACACACAGCCTTATTTACTGCACTACTCACAATGTGCTCGCTGTAAAGATTCCCACAATTACAAATTGCTTCTTTGCAGGCGCTGCAATTGGCCCAGCACCTGGAAGCAAAACAGACCGGAATTCACTCGGCAGCTGCGACCATGACAGCAACAGTTTCCACAGCCACAGCGACACTCTCTGGACTGGCCACTGACACAGGTTAGAGCCTCACTCGCCTATCTGTCTGACTGACACTGCAGGTTCCAGTGCAGAATGGAAAGCAATAGAACACTTGTGGAATGCTTTCAGATTTAAAATGATGTACTCTGTTCAAGCCAGGTGTTTGACTCTTTTAATATTCCATACTCTGTCTTCATCCTCAGCTGTACCTGATACCTCTACCTACCAGTATGACGAATCCTCTGGCTTCTACTTTGACCCTCAAACCGGCCTCTACTACGACCCAAATACCCATGTTAGTACCCACACACCAATCTGTGTTTTCTCTTGCTGTTCTGCATTGTTCCACAATGCCGTCTGAGTTGTGTGAAGACGTGGTCTGTGGATGTATGTGTTTTGATAGTTGTCGTTTCTCCTTTCCTTCAGTACTACTACAACTCCCAGACGCAGCAGTACCTCTACTGGGACAGTGAGAAGCAGACGTACATCCCTGCCTCAGCCGccgaccaaactgagcagagTGCGAATGCATCAGCAGCAGCTAGCAACGAGGCTAAGGAATCCAAGGAGAGGAAACAAGAAAAGCCCAAGAGCAAGACGGCTCAGCAGGTAGGCAGAGGACACTGAGATCACCTCGGATATGAAGACAGCATAACTTTAGATTTGTGATAATTGTGTGTAGTTTGTTCAAGTGTATTTGTCTAAGAGGGGGCAATTGGTTCTGCAGCAGAGGAGCACACAAGACTTAACACCCATTAAATACACATGGATTACAGTGATACACAATGATACTGCTGAATACCGTGGTTGGTGTGTCTGATTGAGTTGTTCTGGTTGGCCTTTCAGATCGCTAAGGACATGGAGCGCTGGGCAAAGAGTCTGAACAAGCAGAAGGAGAACTTTAAGAGCAGCTTCCAGCCCGTCAgccaggaggagaggaaagaggccGCAGCCGCCGACGCAGGCTTCACACTCTTTGAGAAGAAGGTAGCCATTTTGTCTATCCATGATAGTTTGAATCCTTTAGAAAACCCATCCAGGAAATCTTAACATTGACGAGGTGGACTGAGTTGTGGTGTGACTTTGCAGCAGGCTGGAAGCTTGGAAATGCTGATGTCAGAAGCAGTGCAGCGCCCTGAGGAGCAGGCCCCAACCAACTCAGCCAAGGTAAGATATTGTTACTAGCCTCCAATGTATGAGCTGCAATTTTACAGTACATTTTCCAGTCTGGTATGGTAGCTACCTAGTTAATGTACAACCATCTGGTTGTCCTTCTCCAGGTTGGCCTGGTGGCAGCCTACAGTGGAGACAGTGACCCAGAGGAAGGGGGTGCAGCAGAGCCGGAGCACAGTGGTGGTGAGCAGGACCAGCTGACAGACTGGAAGAAGATGGCGTGCCTGCTGTGTAGGAGACAGTTCCCCAATAAGGACGGCCTGGTGCGCCACCAGCAGCTCTCAGACCTCCATAAGGTACTTATCACTGACTCGAAGGAAGAACTCCACAATAGTCCACTTTCTCAACTGTTATGAAAAGCTAATATGGGAAAGCAAGAGCTTGAAATGTATGAATGAAGTGTAAAGGTCTTGAACTTATTTGTCTTCTTATCCCAGCAAAACCTGGAGGTCCACCGCAGATCTAAGCTGAGTGAGGCTGAGCtggaggagcaggag
Protein-coding regions in this window:
- the LOC115207448 gene encoding RNA-binding protein 5-B, which translates into the protein MGRLSRTERSGRYGGNDLGRGESEWRERGEQDMRRWGEERHSERYDGGERRGSRGSPEQRDRKRRNSDRSEDCYHSDGDYPEQEYREEPGEEKESKTIMLRGLSLHITEGDIRAALDQLEGPHPIDVRLMKKRTGISRGFVFVEFYHLQDATRWMETNQKLLVIQGKSVAMHYSIPRHKFEDWLCNTCGLYNFRRRLKCFRCGAAKAEGETTTTGVTETQQSGDYYGDTIILRNIAPLTTVEAILTALAPYANLSPSNIRLIKDKQTGQNRGFTFVQLSSPLEASQLLTILQGLQPPLKLDGKTIGVDYAKSARKDLLLPDGNRISAFSVASTAIAAAQWSSSQPQQGAEGHLSEYSYLEEGYAPYTQDYQAYYQQAAGDPSQGNGILGAAPGVPAATGVVISQGAQVYQPNLISHTATQALQLAQHLEAKQTGIHSAAATMTATVSTATATLSGLATDTAVPDTSTYQYDESSGFYFDPQTGLYYDPNTHYYYNSQTQQYLYWDSEKQTYIPASAADQTEQSANASAAASNEAKESKERKQEKPKSKTAQQIAKDMERWAKSLNKQKENFKSSFQPVSQEERKEAAAADAGFTLFEKKQAGSLEMLMSEAVQRPEEQAPTNSAKVGLVAAYSGDSDPEEGGAAEPEHSGGEQDQLTDWKKMACLLCRRQFPNKDGLVRHQQLSDLHKQNLEVHRRSKLSEAELEEQERRETEMKYRDRAAERREKYGIPEPPAPKKKKFTTQPAPVINYEQPTKDGLNSDNIGNKMLQAMGWQEGRGLGRNQQGITAPIEAQLRAKGAGLGTKGSSYGLSASDTYKDAVRKAMFARFTEIE